From the Prunus dulcis chromosome 4, ALMONDv2, whole genome shotgun sequence genome, one window contains:
- the LOC117624197 gene encoding protein DMP7-like — protein sequence MAAPALEETYEQPLLENNAASIAPKPPKTPAQKAIRKTFKGTAHLSNLLPTGTVLVFQMFSPGFTRQGQCPTPINKTMTLGLLIVCSLTCFLLCFTDSLRDERGKVRYGLATFKGLWVIDGSKVPIAPEEVAKYRLRFIDFFHALMSIFVFAALALVDQNVVNCFYPKPSEEGKQLLAAFPVGIAVVCSLLFVLFPTKRHGIGFPLSRS from the coding sequence aTGGCTGCACCTGCACTTGAAGAAACATATGAGCAACCACTGTTGGAAAATAATGCAGCATCAATTGCGCCAAAACCGCCAAAAACCCCTGCACAAAAGGCCATTAGAAAGACCTTTAAAGGCACAGCCCATCTGTCAAATCTTCTTCCCACCGGAACGGTCCTCGTTTTCCAAATGTTCTCCCCGGGTTTCACACGCCAAGGGCAGTGCCCTACCCCCATCAACAAAACCATGACGCTAGGGCTTCTAATAGTCTGCAGCCTTACCTGCTTCCTCTTGTGCTTCACCGACAGCTTGAGGGACGAACGGGGCAAGGTTCGATACGGGTTGGCGACTTTTAAAGGGTTGTGGGTCATCGACGGGTCGAAAGTCCCCATTGCACCGGAGGAGGTGGCCAAGTACAGGCTGAGATTCATtgatttcttccatgccttgATGTCCATATTTGTATTTGCTGCACTGGCTTTGGTTGATCAGAATGTTGTCAACTGTTTCTACCCCAAGCCGTCGGAGGAGGGCAAGCAGCTTTTAGCGGCGTTCCCTGTCGGAATTGCTGTTGTGTGCAGCTTGTTGTTTGTCCTGTTCCCCACCAAGCGTCATGGAATTGGCTTCCCTCTCTCTCGTAGCTAG
- the LOC117626805 gene encoding receptor-like protein kinase HSL1 encodes MLLFLPLLLSLLFPPLPTLSVNQEGLYLQHFKNSLDDPDSTLSSWNDHDVTPCSWSGVKCDATSNVVHSIDLSSKNLAGPFPTVLCRLPNLTFLSLYNNSINSTLPPSLSTCQHIEHLDLAQNLLTGALPSTLPDLPNLKYLDLTGNNFSGEIPDTFGRFQKLEVLSLVYNLFDSTIPPFLGNISTLKMLNLSYNPFHPGRIPQELGNLTNLEVLWLTECNLLGEIPDSLGRLKKLTDLDLAINDLNGTIPASLSELTSVVQIELYNNSLTGELPPGMSNLTRLRLLDASMNQLSGQIPDELCRLQLESLNLYENNFDGSLPESIANSPNLYELRLFRNKLTGELPQNLGKNSPLKWLDVSSNQFSGSIPPTLCEKGQTEEILMIHNYFSGEIPASLGECHSLTRVRLGHNRLNGEVPVGFWGLPHVYLMELVENELSGPIAKTIAGAANLSLLIIAKNKFTGSIPEEIGGVESLMAFSGADNGFSGPLPQSIVRLGQLGTLDLHNNELSGELPNGIQSWTKLNELNLANNQLSGKIPDGIGNLTVLNYLDLSGNRLSGRIPVGLQNMRLNVFNLSNNRLSGELPPLFAKEIYKNSFLGNPGLCGDLEGLCDCRAEVKSQGYIWLLRCIFILAGLVFVVGVVWFYLKYKNFKKANRAIDKSKWTLMSFHKLGFSEYEILDCLDEDNVIGTGASGKVYKVVLTSGEVVAVKKLWRGKVKECENDDVEKGWVQDDGFEAEVDTLGRIRHKNIVKLWCCCTARDCKLLVYEYMPNGSLGDLLHSSKGGLLDWPTRYKIALDAAEGLSYLHHDCAPAIVHRDVKSNNILLDGDFGARVADFGVAKVVDATGKGPKSMSVIAGSCGYIAPEYAYTLRVNEKSDIYSFGVVILELVTGRLPVDPEFGEKDLVKWVCTTLDQKGVDHVIDPKIDSCYKEEVCKVLNIGLLCTSPLPINRPSMRRIVKLLQEVGTEKHPQTAKKEGKLSPYYYEDTSDHGSVA; translated from the exons ATGCTTCTCTTCCTCCCTCTCCTTCTGTCCCTCCTCTTCCCCCCACTCCCAACCCTCTCTGTCAACCAAGAAGGCCTCTACCTCCAGCACTTCAAAAACTCCCTAGACGACCCAGACTCCACCCTCTCTTCATGGAACGACCACGACGTCACGCCGTGCTCCTGGTCTGGCGTCAAATGCGACGCCACCTCCAACGTCGTTCACTCCATCGACCTCTCCAGCAAAAACCTCGCCGGCCCTTTCCCCACCGTCCTCTGCCGCCTCCCCAACCTCaccttcctctctctctacaaCAACTCCATCAACTCCACCCTCCCCCCCTCCCTCTCCACGTGTCAGCATATCGAGCACCTCGACCTCGCTCAGAACCTCCTCACCGGTGCGCTCCCCAGCACCCTACCAGACCTCCCCAACCTCAAGTACCTCGACCTCACCGGCAACAATTTCTCCGGAGAAATTCCCGACACTTTCGGCCGCTTCCAAAAACTCGAGGTCCTCTCTCTGGTCTATAATCTCTTCGACAGCACCATCCCGCCGTTCCTCGGCAACATTTCCACCCTCAAAATGCTCAACCTCTCTTACAACCCGTTTCATCCGGGTCGGATCCCGCAGGAGCTCGGCAACTTGACGAACCTCGAGGTCCTCTGGCTCACCGAGTGTAACTTACTCGGCGAGATTCCCGACTCTCTGGGTCGCCTCAAGAAGCTCACCGATTTGGACCTGGCCATCAACGACTTGAACGGCACGATTCCGGCTTCGCTCAGTGAGCTGACCAGCGTTGTTCAGATTGAGCTCTACAACAACTCGTTGACCGGAGAGTTGCCTCCCGGAATGTCGAACTTGACCCGGCTGAGGCTGCTCGACGCGTCCATGAACCAGCTGAGTGGGCAGATTCCGGACGAGTTGTGTCGGTTGCAGCTCGAAAGTCTCAACCTTTACGAGAACAATTTCGACGGGAGCTTGCCCGAGAGCATTGCGAACTCGCCCAATTTGTACGAGCTTAGACTCTTCCGAAACAAACTCACCGGCGAGTTGCCCCAAAATCTCGGGAAAAACTCGCCGCTGAAATGGCTTGATGTTTCGAGTAACCAGTTCTCGGGTAGCATCCCGCCGACTCTTTGCGAGAAGGGACAAACAGAAGAGATTCTGATGATACACAATTATTTTTCCGGCGAGATTCCGGCGAGTTTGGGTGAGTGTCACAGCTTGACCCGGGTCCGATTGGGTCACAACCGGTTAAATGGGGAAGTTCCTGTGGGTTTTTGGGGGCTGCCTCACGTGTATTTGATGGAGCTCGTTGAGAATGAGCTTTCTGGGCCGATAGCGAAGACCATCGCCGGAGCGGCGAACCTCTCGCTTTTAATTATAGCGAAGAACAAGTTCACGGGTTCGATACCGGAGGAGATTGGAGGGGTCGAGAGTCTTATGGCGTTTTCTGGTGCCGACAATGGGTTCAGTGGGCCTTTGCCACAGAGCATAGTGAGACTTGGGCAGCTTGGAACTCTGGACCTCCACAATAACGAACTGTCTGGTGAGCTCCCAAATGGGATCCAATCTTGGACGAAGCTCAACGAGCTCAATTTGGCAAATAACCAGCTTTCTGGGAAAATCCCAGATGGGATTGGGAACTTAACGGTGCTTAATTACCTTGATCTTTCCGGGAATCGACTTTCCGGGAGAATCCCAGTTGGGTTGCAGAATATGAGACTCAATGTGTTCAATTTGTCCAACAATCGGCTTTCGGGTGAGCTCCCGCCTCTTTTTGCTAAggaaatttacaaaaatagcTTTTTGGGAAACCCTGGTCTTTGTGGAGATTTGGAAGGGTTATGTGATTGCAGAGCCGAGGTGAAAAGCCAGGGGTATATATGGTTGCTGAGGTGCATCTTCATTCTAGCTGGTTTAGTCTTTGTTGTGGGTGTGGTTTGGTTTTACTTGAAGTACAAGAACTTCAAAAAGGCGAACAGAGCTATCGACAAGTCGAAATGGACGTTGATGTCGTTTCACAAACTGGGTTTTAGTGAGTATGAGATATTGGATTGCCTTGATGAAGATAATGTGATTGGCACTGGGGCATCTGGTAAAGTGTACAAGGTTGTTCTAACCAGTGGAGAGGTTGTTGCGGTGAAGAAGCTATGGAGAGGGAAAGTAAAGGAGTGCGAGAATGACGATGTTGAGAAAGGTTGGGTCCAAGACGATGGCTTTGAGGCAGAGGTTGACACTTTGGGGAGGATTAGGCACAAAAACATTGTGAAGCTTTGGTGTTGTTGCACTGCTAGGGACTGCAAGCTCTTGGTTTACGAGTACATGCCAAATGGTAGTCTTGGTGATTTGCTGCATAGCAGTAAAGGAGGGTTGCTGGATTGGCCTACAAGGTATAAGATAGCTCTTGATGCTGCGGAGGGGCTTTCTTATCTGCACCATGATTGTGCTCCTGCAATTGTTCATAGAGATGTGAAATCAAACAACATCTTGTTGGATGGAGATTTTGGAGCACGAGTGGCGGATTTTGGAGTAGCCAAGGTGGTTGATGCAACTGGGAAAGGACCTAAATCTATGTCGGTCATTGCAGGTTCTTGTGGTTACATTGCTCCAG AGTATGCTTACACCCTCAGAGTGAATGAGAAGAGTGATATCTACAGTTTCGGTGTGGTTATTCTGGAATTGGTTACTGGAAGACTCCCAGTTGATCCAGAGTTTGGAGAAAAGGACTTGGTGAAGTGGGTCTGCACCACTTTGGATCAGAAAGGAGTGGACCATGTAATTGACCCCAAAATTGACTCTTGTTATAAGGAAGAAGTTTGCAAGGTCCTCAATATTGGCCTCCTCTGCACCAGTCCTCTCCCAATTAATCGTCCATCTATGAGAAGAATTGTGAAATTGCTGCAAGAAGTGGGCACAGAGAAACATCCCCAGACTGCCAAAAAAGAGGGGAAATTGTCACCCTACTACTATGAAGATACCTCAGATCATGGAAGTGTAGCTTGA
- the LOC117624892 gene encoding serine/threonine-protein kinase-like protein CR4 has translation MNHSEHIAYLFVIALLSTSVVVLGVVLSLLLLCKKKPVQSQETVTPIKPSAQVYPLTNIDAATDGFNHRRIVGEGRLGTVYAAIFEKGEIAAVKRIHSRHVLSNAGFGFSRILRSISSAQHPNVVPIIGYSEGPGERIIVMEFVGMVCLDFYLHQNPEGASLLDWNHRLKIAAGAAKGLEYLHEGVAPNIVHGCVKASNILIDVNFCARICDYGLSFLALQEKRGLVGYVDDEYWRGSGACKESDVYGFGIVLLELLSGRLCEEGRLVNWASPLIKEMRISELLDPRLVLPDDIRALVRLAKVASACVGNSRKSRPSICQVATILSNLEMD, from the coding sequence ATGAACCACAGTGAACATATTGCCTATCTTTTTGTCATAGCCCTCCTTTCCACATCTGTTGTTGTTCTTGGTGTTGTCCTTAGTCTCCTTCTCCTTTGCAAGAAAAAGCCAGTTCAATCCCAAGAAACAGTGACACCAATCAAGCCTAGTGCTCAGGTGTATCCACTAACCAATATAGATGCTGCCACAGATGGTTTCAATCATCGTAGGATCGTCGGCGAGGGCCGGTTGGGAACTGTCTATGCTGCCATATTTGAGAAAGGGGAGATAGCAGCAGTGAAAAGAATCCATTCTAGGCATGTTTTGAGCAATGCGGGTTTTGGATTTTCAAGAATACTTAGATCAATTTCTTCAGCTCAGCACCCCAATGTGGTACCAATAATTGGCTACTCAGAAGGGCCAGGTGAGAGAATCATAGTGATGGAGTTTGTAGGTATGGTGTGCTTAGATTTCTATCTGCATCAAAACCCAGAGGGGGCATCTTTGTTAGATTGGAACCACAGATTGAAAATTGCAGCAGGGGCAGCTAAAGGGCTTGAGTATTTGCATGAAGGAGTGGCACCAAATATAGTACATGGTTGTGTAAAGGCTTCAAACATTTTGATAGATGTAAATTTTTGTGCAAGGATTTGTGATTATGGGCTTTCATTTTTGGCACTCCAAGAGAAGAGAGGTCTAGTTGGGTATGTGGATGATGAGTATTGGAGAGGAAGTGGTGCTTGCAAGGAAAGTGATGTCTATGGATTTGGGATTGTTTTGTTAGAGCTTTTGAGTGGGAGATTATGCGAGGAGGGGAGGCTTGTGAATTGGGCATCGCCACTGATTAAGGAAATGAGAATTAGTGAGCTTTTGGACCCCAGACTTGTCCTTCCTGATGATATTAGGGCTCTTGTCAGATTGGCAAAAGTTGCTTCTGCTTGTGTTGGAAATTCCAGAAAAAGCAGGCCTTCAATTTGTCAAGTGGCAACTATCTTGAGCAACTTGGAGATGGATTGA
- the LOC117626370 gene encoding NAC domain-containing protein 73-like, which translates to MTWCNDSDDERAIQIITPPPPPPPSHNNNEFRNITCPSCGHHIEFQDQAGIHDLPGLPAGVKFDPTDQEILQHLEAKVLSDTRKLHPLIDEFIPTLEGENGICYTHPEKLPGVNKDGQIRHFFHRPSKAYTTGTRKRRKVHTEEDGSETRWHKTGKTRPVLVGGAVKGFKKILVLYTNYGRQRKPEKTNWVMHQYHLGNNEEEKDGELVVSKVFYQTQPRQCGSSVKDVPMFDHHKGVNIRSGHGHDPLPIAKKAGLVEYYNPGGGFINYDHHNLHNQGGHNRESPPQLIPNLVVQGDGSSFIRLTADASKGKLERK; encoded by the exons ATGACATGGTGCAATGACTCAGACGACGAGAGGGCCATTCAGATTATCACccctcctccccctcctcctccttctcatAACAATAACGAATTTCGGAACATAACATGCCCCTCTTGTGGCCACCACATAGAATTCCAAGACCAG GCAGGGATTCATGATTTGCCTGGACTACCAGCAGGGGTGAAATTTGATCCAACTGACCAAGAAATTCTTCAACACTTGGAGGCAAAAGTGCTGTCTGATACCAGAAAGCTTCATCCTCTCATTGATGAATTCATACCAACCCTTGAGGGGGAGAATGGGATTTGCTATACTCACCCAGAAAAGCTACCag GAGTGAACAAAGATGGACAAATCCGGCACTTCTTTCACCGGCCCTCCAAGGCATACACAACCGGGACTAGAAAGCGAAGGAAGGTTCACACCGAAGAAGATGGAAGCGAGACGAGGTGGCACAAGACAGGGAAGACAAGGCCAGTCCTTGTTGGTGGAGCAGTTAAGGGTTTCAAGAAGATCCTGGTCCTCTACACCAACTACGGAAGGCAAAGGAAGCCTGAAAAGACCAATTGGGTGATGCACCAATACCACCTTGGCAACAacgaagaagagaaagatgggGAGCTGGTGGTCTCAAAAGTCTTTTACCAAACACAGCCCAGGCAATGTGGTTCAAGCGTCAAAGATGTTCCAATGTTTGATCACCACAAAGGTGTGAATATAAGAAGTGGGCATGGGCATGATCCTCTTCCTATAGCAAAGAAGGCTGGCCTTGTGGAGTATTATAATCCTGGAGGAggttttattaattatgatCACCATAATCTTCATAACCAGGGGGGACATAATAGAGAAAGCCCACCTCAACTAATCCCGAATTTAGTTGTCCAAGGTGACGGGTCTTCGTTTATTCGATTAACTGCAGATGCAAGCAAAGGAAAGCTTGAGAGAAAATAG
- the LOC117624450 gene encoding guanylate-binding protein 4: MRRFFRGRDTSSDSSPPTPSFSPSPSSRSSAPVTGPPRPIRLVYCDDNGKFRMDQEAVSMLQLVKEPIGIVAVCGRARQGKSFILNQLLGRSGGFQVASTHRPCTKGLWLWSAPFKRTALDGTEYNLLLLDTEGIDAFDQTETYSTQIFSLAVLLSSMFIYNQMGGIDEGSLDRISLVTQMTKHIRVKASGGTTASEIGQFSPIFVWLLRDFYLDLSEDSGRITPRDYLELALKPVDDRKRDVVAKNEIRASIRALFPDRECFTLVRPLNNEHDLQRLDEIQLDKLRPEFRSGLDALTRFVFERTRPKQVGATMMTGPVLVGITQSYLDALNKGAVPTISSSWQSVEEDGCRTAYDYALEVYKSAFHRPKDPEEAAFREAHEKAVQKSVAAFNDGAVGVGSARKKYEAELHKKLKKEFEDCKRNAYMEAELQCSNSIQSMERKLRIACHASDANIDNVLKVLDGLLADYEAASHGPAKWQKLTSFLQKSLEGPILDLAKRLIDQAGSEKSTLMLRCRSIEDKLGLLNKQLESSEKSKSEYLKRYEDAINDKKKLADEYMGRINNLQSNSSSLGERCSSLVKTLDSAKQESLEWKRKYEQVISKQKAEEDQASSEIAILKSRCSAGEARLAAAREQAQSAQEEAQEWKRKYDIAYREAKAALEKAAIVQERSNKETQKREDALREEFASSLAEKEEEIKDKTAKIEYAEQCLTTLRLELKTAKSKVDSYDAEISSMKLEIKELSQKLEAANAKAHSFEREKKILEQEKIYLGQKYESEIKRLDEVQERCKIAEKEATRATDIADKARAQADIAQKEKSEMQKLAMERLAQIERAERHIETLQREKRDLDDELERIRVSEMGAHSKVALLEARVEEREKEIESLLKSNNEQRTSTVHVLQGLLDSERAAHADANNRADSLSLQLQAAQAKLDSLQQELTSVRLNETALDSKLKTASHGKRSRVDDYEMGMDSVQDMEMSDRIVRVNKRSRSTTSPLKRTQAEDGGSVFKGDEDTRSQQTNSEDYRKFTVTKIKQELTKHNFGAQVLDMRTGASKREWLELYESCILQKS; the protein is encoded by the exons ATGAGGAGGTTCTTCAGAGGAAGAGATACTTCCTCCGATTCTTCACCTCCCACCCCGTCGTTCTCTCCCTCACCGTCATCGCGATCGTCGGCGCCGGTGACCGGTCCGCCGAGGCCGATACGACTTGTTTACTGCGACGACAATGGAAAGTTTAGGATGGATCAGGAAGCGGTATCCATGCTCCAGCTCGTGAAGGAACCTATCGGTATAGTCGCCGTCTGTGGCCGTGCTCGCCAGGGCAAGAGCTTCATTCTAAACCAG CTTCTTGGAAGGAGTGGTGGATTTCAAGTAGCATCTACGCATCGCCCATGTACGAAAGGGCTATGGCTATGGAGTGCACCCTTTAAGAGAACTGCTCTTGATGGAACTGAATACAATCTATTACTATTGGATACTGAAGGAATAGATGCCTTTGATCAGACG GAAACATACAGCACACAGATATTTTCCTTGGCTGTTCTCTTATCTAGCATGTTTATTTACAACCAG aTGGGTGGTATAGATGAAGGTTCACTCGATCGTATCTCTCTTGTCACTCAAATGACTAAACATATACGTGTTAAAGCCTCTGGAGGAACCACAGCTTCTGAAATTGGGCAGTTCTCTCCAATCTTTGTGTGGCTCTTAAGG GACTTCTATCTGGATTTATCTGAGGATAGTGGAAGGATAACACCTCGTGACTATCTGGAGCTTGCTTTGAAGCCAGTTGATGACAGAAAAAGGGATGTAGTTGCGAAAAATGAG ATACGAGCCTCCATTCGAGCTCTATTTCCAGATAGAGAATGCTTCACCCTTGTACGGCCTTTGAACAACGAACATGATCTACAGAGACTTGACGAAATTCAG TTGGACAAATTAAGGCCTGAATTTAGATCTGGGCTAGACGCATTGACAAGGTTTGTTTTTGAAAGAACAAGGCCCAAGCAAGTTGGGGCAACTATGATGACGGGTCCAGTTCTAGTTGGCATCACACAGTCTTATCTCGATGCTCTAAATAAAGGCGCGGTGCCTACCATATCCTCTTCATGGCAG AGTGTCGAAGAAGATGGGTGCCGAACAGCATATGATTATGCTCTTGAGGTGTATAAGTCCGCTTTTCACCGTCCGAAAGATCCCGAAGAA GCTGCATTCAGGGAAGCGCATGAAAAGGCAGTTCAAAAATCAGTGGCTGCATTTAATGATGGTGCTGTAGGGGTTGGTTCAGCAAGGAAGAAATACGAGGCGGAGCTCCACAAAAAGCTGAAAAAGGAGTTTGAG GATTGTAAAAGGAATGCATATATGGAGGCAGAGTTGCAATGTTCAAATTCTATACAAAGCATGGAAAGGAAGCTGAGAATAGCTTGCCATGCTAGTGATGCTAATATTGATAATGTTCTGAAG GTTCTTGATGGTCTTCTAGCCGACTATGAAGCAGCAAGTCATGGTCCAGCAAAATGGCAGAAACTGACCAGTTTCTTACAAAAGAG TTTGGAAGGTCCAATACTTGACCTTGCCAAGAGACTGATTGACCAAGCTGGATCGGAGAAGAGTACCCTCATGTTGAGATGCCGCTCAATAGAAGATAAGTTGGGGTTACTGAACAAGCAGCTGGAGTCTAGTGAGAAGTCTAAGTCTGAATATCTGAAGCGTTATGAGGATGCTATCAACGACAAGAAGAAGTTAGCTGATGAATATATGGGCCGCATTAATAACTTACAGAGTAATTCCAGCTCACTGGGTGAGAGATGTTCTAGCTTAGTTAAAACATTGGATTCTGCAAAGCAAGAATCCTTAgagtggaaaagaaaatacgaACAGGTCATATCGAAGCAGAAGGCTGAGGAAGACCAAGCTAGTTCTGAAATTGCAATTCTCAAGTCCCGATGCAGTGCTGGTGAAGCAAGGCTGGCTGCTGCTCGGGAACAAGCTCAGTCTGCTCAAGAGGAGGCTCAGGAGTGGAAACGCAAGTATGACATTGCTTATAGAGAAGCAAAAGCTGCTCTAGAGAAGGCTGCAATTGTCCAAGAACGTTCAAATAAGGAAACACAAAAGAGAGAAGATGCTTTGAGGGAAGAATTCGCGAGTAGTTTGGCTGAGAAG GAGGAGGAAATAAAGGATAAGACGGCAAAGATTGAATATGCTGAGCAGTGCTTGACAACTCTAAGACTAGAACTGAAG ACTGCCAAATCGAAAGTAGATAGTTATGACGCTGAAATATCATCGATGAAGCTTGAAATCAAGGAGTTAAGTCAAAAATTAGAAGCTGCAAATGCAAAGGCCCACTcatttgagagagaaaaaaagatacTGGAGCAGGAGAAGATCTATCTGGGGCAGAAGTACGAATCTGAAATAAAAAGACTTGATGAAGTCCAAGAAAGGTGTAAAATTGCTGAAAAAGAAGCCACAAGAGCGACTGATATTGCTGATAAAGCACGAGCGCAAGCAGATATTgctcaaaaggaaaagagtgAGATGCAGAAGTTGGCAATGGAAAGATTGGCCCAAATTGAGAGGGCTGAGAGGCATATTGAAACTTtacaaagggaaaaaagagaCTTGGATGATGAGTTAGAGAGAATTCGTGTATCAGAGATGGGAGCTCATTCGAAAGTTGCTCTGCTGGAGGCAAGAgttgaagaaagagagaaggaaatagAATCActattaaaatcaaataacGAGCAGAGAACTAGTACTGTTCACGTCCTTCAAGGCCTTCTGGACAGTGAGCGTGCAGCACATGCAGATGCAAACAATAGGGCAGACTCCCTGTCTCTTCAGCTACAAGCTGCACAGGCAAAGCTTGATTCACTCCAGCAAGAATTGACTTCTGTTCGGCTGAACGAAACAGCACTGGATAGCAAGCTAAAGACTGCTTCCCACGGGAAACGCTCGAGGGTAGATGACTATGAAATGGGCATGGACTCCGTTCAAGACATGGAGATGAGTGACCGGATTGTAAGAGTAAATAAGAGGTCTAGAAGTACTACTAGCCCTCTAAAGCGCACACAAGCTGAAGATGGTGGTTCGGTATTCAAGGGAGATGAGGATACCCGCAGTCAGCAAACTAACTCGGAAGACTATAGAAAGTTCACTGTCACAAAAATTAAGCAGGAACTCACAAAACATAATTTTGGTGCCCAAGTGCTGGATATGAGAACTGGTGCTAGCAAAAGAGAATGGCTTGAACTGTATGAGAGCTGTATACTTCAGAAGTCGTGA
- the LOC117624946 gene encoding glutaredoxin-C9-like, with protein MQSQAIPYGAWVPGTPAGHVSSSARDQQAAAVGSRSAASVQKLVSENAVTVVGRRGCCMCHVVKRLLLGHGVNPTVFEVDEDDESDVVVELRKLIGEGLEDWPQFPVVFVGGKLFGGLERVMATHISGELVPVLKQAGALWL; from the coding sequence ATGCAGTCACAAGCTATTCCCTACGGAGCATGGGTTCCGGGCACTCCAGCCGGCCACGTGTCGTCATCGGCACGTGATCAGCAAGCTGCCGCCGTGGGCAGCAGATCGGCAGCTAGCGTACAAAAACTGGTGTCAGAGAATGCCGTTACGGTTGTCGGACGGCGTGGCTGCTGCATGTGCCACGTCGTGAAGCGGCTGCTGCTGGGCCACGGTGTTAACCCCACGGTTTTCGAGGTCGACGAGGACGACGAGAGCGACGTTGTCGTTGAATTGCGGAAATTGATCGGGGAAGGGCTGGAGGATTGGCCGCAGTTTCCTGTCGTGTTTGTGGGCGGGAAGTTGTTTGGTGGGTTAGAGAGAGTTATGGCTACCCATATCTCAGGTGAACTTGTGCCCGTGTTAAAACAAGCCGGAGCTCTgtggctttga